The genomic region AGGCAGGCAAAATACCATCGTTCACGCCTCCCTGAGTTTCAGTATATGCCCAACACTCAGCCAAGAAGGACAGGTCTACCTGAGCCGTGAGTGGTATTCCTGGTGTCAGTGAGGCCATAAGCTCCTCGGATGGAGTCCGGGACGCTGTTTCGGGCTCGGAATACTTTGGTGGGTCCCATCAGGGATCTCCAGAGGGGGACAGCATTCTCATGGGCCAAGATATAAGCCCACATGGGGCCACTGAGAAAAGGaccagggaagagcagaagtGGATAAGGTTACAAAAGGGCATAGCTCCTTCATTCTTATAAATACAGTACAGCAAGCGCAAAGAAGCAAGGAAGCGCAGCTGCCATGCAGTGCTTTCTGGGAGGGGACACCGAGCTGCCAAGACACCAGGCACTGAGACCATGGCCCAGAGGCAGAGCACCAGCATGAATGACCTCCGCCCACAAGCTCTGGGGATGTCGCCCCCCCACGTACTACTGCTGTCACTGCAGAAGTTGGTTCCTGCCATTTCTCCAGCCCCGAGCCTCCCCCCTGGGCACACCACGAGCACCAGCGCCTGAGGAGACGCATCCCACGCCGAGCTGggcccctccagctgcagaagcGTCGCTCGGGCCGGACACGGCTCCGCCcgccaggccaggccaggccagcgccctcctcccgccccgcgcGGCCCGGCCGCAGCAGGTACCTGGCCATGAACTCCACCAGCCGCTGGTAGAAGAACCGCCCTGCGGGAGAAAGAGGGCCCGCGTCACGCAGCCCGGCTccgccggcaccggcaccggcaccggcaccggccaGAGCCGTCCGCCCGCAGCGCCTGCCCGCGCGCtcctggcggcggcggcggcctcgCCCGCCCGGGAGCCCCGGCCCGCCTACCCGCGTGCTCCCGGTAGAAGCGGCGGCTCTCCTCCCGTCCGCAGCGCAGCTTCTTGGCGCGCACGATGAGGAACCGGTTGCTGAGGATGGTTTCGTGCACGGCCTGCGGGCAGAGGCGCAGCGGCTGGGCGGGCGACGCGCACCGCCAGGgcgccccgggccgggccgggccgacAGACCGGGCCGGGCCGACAgaccgggccgggccgggccggaccACCCCGCCCTCACCTCTAGCACCAGCGGGTGGGCCACGGCGTCCGGCTTCAGCAGCGCCAGCGTCAGCTGCAGCGGCCGCCCGGAGCGCCCCGCGGCCGCCATGGCGCCCGCCTCGCCGGGCGGCGTCGCGCCGCTGACGGCGTGCGGGGCAGGACGTCGCGCGCGTGACGCACTCACACGGGGGAGAAGGGCGGGGCCGAGCGCCCGGTGACGCACGACGGGGCCgtgcggcgggggcggggcctgaGGCGGGGCCCGCCGTGTCGCGTAGCAGCGGGGACGCGGAGGCGGTGCCATGGCGgacgcggcggcggcggagcagGCCCGGGATGAGGCCGCGGCCGGCGCTGCGGAGAGCGTGAAGATCATCTGCCTGGGCGACAGCGCCGTGGGCAAGTCCAAGTGCGTGGCCGCGCGGGCACGCAGCCGCCCGGCCGGTTCCCCGCGGGGGCGGCGCGGTCCCGCGGCCTAACGGCTGTCTGGTGCTCTTTCCGCAGGCTGCTGGAGAGGTTCCTGCTCGACGGCTTGTATCCTTGCGCTGCGCCCCCTCGGTTCCCCTCCGTATTCCCGGGCCGCGCCCTCAgcagccccgcgccgccgcgcaggtggcggcccggcccggcccggcccggcccggcggagcgcggcgggaggcgcggccggggcgagcgggcggcccggcccggggcaccgcggcgggcccggccgAGGGAGCGGGTGCCGGCCCGGCGCCGGCGGTCGCTGCGGAGTGGGGGGACGTGCTCCTCCGTCGGCTCCTTAACGCGGGCGCAGCCGCCCCCAGCAGCTCTCCACCTTCGCCCTGACGCTCTACAAGCACCGCGCTCGGGTGGATGGGCAGGCGGTCCTCGTGGGTAAGTGGGGAGCGCCCTGCTAGGTGTTCCGCGGGCCCCGGGGACGGGGTGATGCCGGCTATGTGCAGCGAGGGAAGCAGCGACGGTGCTGTTGGCATAGGCAGCAGTATATGGACCCAAAAACGTGGCAGGGGAGTTCCTTGCGGTGGGCAAGGGGATGCCAAACAGTGGTTtgcaggcagggagatggggGAATGAAGggatcacagaaccacagaacgCCTGAGATTGGAGAGGTCGTCCTGTCCAACCCTTTgttcaagcagggccacctagagccagttgcccaggaacgtgtccagatggcttttgaatgtctccaaggagggagactccacaacctccctgggtaACCTGTGCCCACGCacagtcaccctcacagtgcaaaaagtgtttcctgatgttcagagggaacctcctgtgtttcagtttgtcctcgttgcctctggtcctgtcactgggcaccactggaaagagcctggtTGCATCTTCTTTACGCTCTTCCTTCAGGTACTTATACTCATTGATGAGTATGGAACCATATTATAAACCATGAGCCTTCTCTTCGCTAGGCTAAAGAGTCCCAGCCCctctttcctcacaggagagatgcttgtgtcccttcatcatcttcatggctcTTTGTcagactctctccagtatgtccatgtgtCTCCTGTACTCaggagcccagaactgaacacagtactccaggtgtgacctcgccagtgctgagtagaggcGAAGGAATACTTTGCCTGATGCAGCTCAGGTACCGTTAGCCTTCTTTGTGGCaggggcacattgctggctcatgttcaacctGGTGTCAgccaggacccccagggccttttctgcaaagctcctTTCCAGATGGGTCatgctttgagcaacctgatttagTGAAAaatgtccctgcccgtggcaggggggtggactagatgatctttaaaggccccttccaacccaaaccattctgtgattctgtcgttctattttttctcccttttaggGTGAACAACCTCactttattttgccttttctcatAGGGCATGTTTTCCAGATCTGTTGTCATTCTTTATGGTTATTCTGAATTCTGTTCAGTTGGTTCATGtttgaaat from Gavia stellata isolate bGavSte3 chromosome 4, bGavSte3.hap2, whole genome shotgun sequence harbors:
- the NME6 gene encoding nucleoside diphosphate kinase 6, which gives rise to MAAAGRSGRPLQLTLALLKPDAVAHPLVLEAVHETILSNRFLIVRAKKLRCGREESRRFYREHAGRFFYQRLVEFMASGPMWAYILAHENAVPLWRSLMGPTKVFRARNSVPDSIRGAYGLTDTRNTTHGSDSPASASREIAFFFPEFNEQLWYQQEEPRLRCGQVYYNAEERVHCVFRDEETELT